CCGACTGCGTGAACAGCCTCGTGGAGTACGTCGAGCAGGCCGGTCTGGAGGACGTCACGCTGGTCGGCCACAGCTGGGGCGGGTTCGTGCTGGTGGGCGCGGCGCCCCGGCTCGCCTCCCGTCTGCGGCGGCTGGTCTTCTGGAGCGCGTTCGTGCCGAACGACGGCGAGTCGCTGATCGACGCGTGCCCGCCGCACTACGGCGAGATGTTCCGCGCCGTGGCCGCCGCCTCCGGCAACAACGGGGTGACGTTCCCGTTCGAGGTGTTCCAGCAGGCGTTCATGCAGGACGCCGACGACGAGACCCAGCGGATCGTCCACTCCCTGCTCGTGCCGCAGCCGCTCGGCACGTTCACGGAGAAGCCCGACACCAGCGCCTTCCAGGCCCTCGACATTCCCACCGCCTACGTCCTGTCCGCCGAGGACCTCTCCCTCCCCGGCGAGTGGCACTGGGCCGAGCGCTTCCCCCAGCGACTGAAGAACCCCCTGATGATCGAGACCCCCGGCAGCCACGAGGCCCTCTTCACCCGCCCCGTCGAACTGGCCGACGCGTTCGTCCGGGCCTGCGCGATCTAGGTCTTCCCGGGAGTCCCGCCCCGGCGGCTAGAAGGCCCCGTAGTTCACCTGCCAGGTCGGCAGCCCCATCCGCCGCCACACGGCGACGACCCGGTCCCGGTCGTCGAGGGAGACCCGTACGGCGAAGCGGTGCCGCACATGCCGGTCGAACAGCTCCGCCTTCACCACGTCGTCGCGACGCTGGTCGCCGGCCGCCCGCATCCACAGCTCGTCGTACGGCACGTCGTGCGCACGCAGCCACGCCTCCGTTCGGCTCCGGTGCTCCTCACCGCGCCCCGAGAGCAGGACGATCACATCGCCGTCGGCGCTGCGGAAGGAGCGCAGCGCGCCACGCACCGACACGTTGAGCAGATCCTCCTCGCAGCGGGTGAAGTCGTACGCGCCCCGGTCGCCGCGTAGGGCGAGCGTGCCGTCGATGTCGCACATGACCGCCGACGGCAGCGCCGGGTCGGCGGTGTACGGCTCGACGGCGGGCTCGTCGTTCAGCCACTCCGCCGTGAGCCGCCAGCCACCCCTGCGGGACTTGGCGTGCTTGTCGGCGAGGATCCGGATGATCTCCTCGCCGACCGGCCGCTCCCGCGCCGCGTCCCGCCGCAGGCACTCCTCCACCGGTACGTCGGTGAAGTCGTGCACGACGAACGTGGCCAGCCCCGCCACGGCCGCCTTCAGCCGCTTCGGGATGTGCGGGGTCATGTGCGTGTTGTCCACGACGACGTCGAACCCGCCGTCGACGGCCGCCCGTACCGCCGCGTCCTGGATCGCCAGCACGGTCTGCTCGTGCGCGTACGACCGGCGCTCCGCACCCTCGGGCAGCGGGATGTCGAGCATCTGCCGCAGATCGTCGAGGTTGACGCGGCGCATCCGGCCCCCGGACTCCGCCTGCAGCCCGCGCGCGGCCGTCGTCTTCCCCGAGGCGGGCAGCCCCGTCATGACGTGTACCACGGGCACGATCAGTTCTCCTCGTCGTTCTTGAAGGGGTCGGACGCCTCCGGCCGGGTGGAACGGTACGTCACGAGCACGGTCGAACGCCCGTCCAGGCGCTGGAACATGGCGGGGCGCACGGCCGCGTCGGGCAGTTCGCGCACCGCGCGGGCGAACGCGCCCCGGTCGTCCGCGAGATGCGCGAGCGAACGGAACGCCTCGTCGATCGCCCGCTCGCGGTCCTCGACCTGTTTGTCGATGCCCGCGACGACCCCGCGCACCCAGGCGTCGAACTCGTCGGGCACCTGCTCCAGGAGCGCGTCCAGGGGCCGGCCGCCGGACGCAACGACGTCCTCGGCCGAGCAGTTCAGCGCCTGCGCCACCTGCTTGGCGGGCAGTCCCGCGAACCGCTGGATGCCGTGACCGCGCCAGATGTCCCGCTCGGTCACACCGGTGAGCACCTTGTGGAGCCGCACGTACTCGGCGAACTTGGCCTTGGCCCGCACCCCCGAGGCGAAGCGCAGCACGAAGCCCTCCGCGTCGGTGCCGGTGGCCGCGTGGCCGCCGGGCAGCCGGTTGCCCTCCGTCATCGCCAGCAGCTCGGCGAGCGGCACGGCCGGCCGCACGGTGACGACGGAGCCGATGCCCCGCCATCCCGCGGCGGCCTCCGCCAGGGCGACCTCCGTGCCGTCCTTGGCGAACGCGGCCAGCAGCACCACGTCGCGGCGGTCGCCGTAGTCGACGACGATCCGGTTCTCCGGGTACAGGATCTCGGCCAGGTAGGTCACCCCGGGCACGAGACCGGACGTGTCCTTCGCGTCGAGCAGCCGCTGCGCCCAGGTGGCCTGGACGCTCACGAACGACCCCTTGGACGCGACCCGCCACCGGCCCGCGTAGTGGAACACCACCGCCAGGCTGCCGTCGACCTTGTCGTACACCTCGAACGGCTCGTCGGGGAGGCTCGGGGCGTAGGGCTGACCGGACTCGTGCTCACCGACGTTGAAGAACTTCGGCAGCGGCAGCGCGACGATCTCCCCGGTGGCGTCGTCGGCCACGAGGCCCCGGCAGCGCGTGGTCACACGGTTCCACACCCGCTCGTACTGACACGTCCTCGTGTACGTGTAGATGGACAGCGGCAGTGTCGGGTGCGACTTGCGCGCGACGTGCCCCGCTTCGAGCGCCGCCGCGAGCTCCTCCGGCGGCAGCAGCTCATGAAGAGTCAGGTGTGCCTGGCTCATGTGTTCCTCCCCTTGATGGCCCCTGATTGTCACGTGAGGAGGGGCCCCGGGCCTACTCAATTAACGGCAGCACCGCAGCTCACCGGCTGGGCGGCACCGCCCGCGACACCCGCGCCAGGAGCGTCTCGACCTCCGCGCCCCAGCGGGAGCTGATCACCAGATCGCGCGCCGGGTCGACCCACAGCAGGTGGTTGCCTCCGTTGCCCCGGGCGCAGCGCCCCGTGGCGGGGGCCGAGGGCCAGACCGTGCGGTCGTCGTTCAGCCACCACGACAGGCCGTAGTTCGGTTTGACCCGGCAGGGTGTCCACAACTCCTCGATCCACCGCCGTGAGAGGACCCGCCGCTCACCCCACACCCCGCCCCGCAGACAGAGGTGACCGACGCGGGCCAGGTCGAGGGCGCTGATCCACAGGCCGCCGCCCCAGTGCGCGCCACCGGACACCACGGGCACCCGTACGCCGTCGATGTCGGCCTCGGAGGTGTCGTAACCGTGCCACGACCAACCCTCGGACGCGCCGATCGGTGTCATGATCCGGGCGCGCAGGAGGTCCGGCAGGGAGCGGCCCGTCAGGACCGTGAGCGCGAGCGCCGTGAGGTTCACCCGGACGTCGTTGTAGGCCCAGCCCTCGCCGGGGGGCCCGCCCGCCGACTCCGTGCCCTCACGTGTGCTCTGGGCGTCGACGCGCGTGGGCTTGCCCCACAGCTCGCCCTCCCACTGGCTGGTCTGGTCGAGCAGATGCCGCCAGGTGATCGCGCGACCGTGGGAGCCGGCGAACTGGGGCAGGGCGACCGAGTCGGCGACCGGCTCGTCCAGTCGCAACAGGCCGTCGTCGAAGGAGACTCCCGCCACCAGCGACAGCACACTCTTCGTCGCGCTGTACGCCATCTCCGTCCGCGTCGGGTCTCCCCACGAGGCGATGACCTCGCCCCGCCGCACCACGACACCACTGGCCCCACCGCCGTCGAGGAGCGGCCCCACCACCTCGCGATGGGACACGTCCGCCACCTGGGCCGCGAGATAGGACGCCATGTCGTCCACCCCGGCCACCGCGCGCCCGGCCTGCTCACGCACGGCCCGCGCCAGCTCCTCCCGGTCCACCCCCTGCCAGGGATCCCCGATCCGGCGGCCCCCACCCTCCAGCGCGCCCCCGACCGACTCGGAATTCTCCGACGCTCGCACGTCTCCTCCTCCTGCTCCTGCTCCTGTGAAGTCCGCCGATGACGCCGAACCATGTGACGGTGTGGGACGAGACGGTCTGCGCGCGTCCCCGGCCACCACCCTCACCCAGCAACCGGCCGTCGGCAACGCCGCGTTGCGCGCGCTGTGGACCTCCCCGGGGACCGGCTGTGGTGTCCGTCACTCCCAGGTCGCTTCGGGGCCGGCGTACGGGAGCATGATCAGGATGAACTCTCGTTTCGTCGGCATCCCCGAGTTGCTCGAAGTCCCGTCCGTGGCGGTCGTCATCGACGTCATGCGTGCGTTCACCGTGGCCGCCTGGGCCTTCGCCCAGGGCGCGGAGAAGATCGTTCTCGCGGAGTCGCTGGACGACGCCCTCGCGCTCAAGGCAGGTCACCCGGACTGGGTGGCGCTCAAGGACGGTCCGCCCGCGCCCGGATTCGACGCCGTCAACTCGCCGGGGATGTTGCGGTCCATGGATCTCGGCGGACGGACCGTCGTCCAGAAGACCACGGCGGGGACGGTCGGCGCGCTCGCCGTGAAGGACGCCTCGCTGGTGCTGTGCGCCTCCTTCGTGGTGGCGGAGGCGACGGCGCGGGTCCTGCGGGCGCGCGAGAGCGACAACGTCACGTTCGTGGTCACCGGCGAGGACGGACGGGCCGACGAGGACCTGGCCTGCGCCCAGTACATCGCCCGGAGAGCCGCTGAGGCCGGGGCCGAAGCCGAAGCCGAAGCCGAAGCCGGGGCCGGGACGGACGCCGCCGAGTTCCTTCGTCGTGCCGCGGACTCGCGGGCGGCGACCGAACTGGCGGAGGGGGTCCGCCAGGGGGTCCACCCCGACGACGTCGCGCTCTGTCTGGAGCTCGACCGGTTCGGCTTCGCCATGGTCGCGGCCCTGGAGGGCCCGCTCATGGTCCTGCGTCGCGTCAATGTCGTGCCGGGCGCTCATCAGTCCGGGTGAGCCTGCGCGTTTCGGTGCGGCGGCAGGGGGAGGGATGCGGTGCGTTCCGGACCACAACTCCCGCCCCAGCCGAAGGTGTTCGCCCATGACCGAGATCGCGCCTGCCTCGTCCACCGTCAGCGGTTCGGAAGGGAAGCACGGGAAGCACGGGAAGCACGGGAAGCAGAGCCCGGTCGACATCCGGCCGCAGGACATCGACCTCTCCGCGCTGCCGCCCTTGCGGTTCGCCCACCCCACGGTGCTCGACCTGGAACTGCACTTCGACGACCCCCGGATCCACCGGACCGGGGCCGGGCCCGTCCAGGGGAGCCGGCCCGAGTGCGTTCGGGACGACGAGGGGACCGTGAAGGCCACGCCGCCACCCGGCGAGGAGTGCGCGCTGCGGGTGGGGGCCGACCGCTACGAACTGGTCGACGTGCACTGGCACACGCCCTCCGAGCACACCGTCGGAGGCGTGGCGTTCCCGATGGAACAGCACATGAAGTACCGGCGGGTGACCGATCCCGCCGACGCGGCCGGGCGGGAGGAGGACAGCGGCTTCGCGGTCGTCGGCGTCTTCGTGCACCCCGGTCAGGCCAACGACTTCCTCGACCGCCTGCTCACCTCGGCCCGCCGCTCCGCGGCACCCTGGGAGGTCCCCGGCGTCGCACTCGACGCCCTCCTGCCGACCTGCACCGAGTCGTATCGCTACCTCGGCTCCACCACCGTCTGCCCCTACACCCCCGGAGTGCGCTGGATCCTGCTGACCCACCCCGTCCAGGCCTCCGCCACCGCGCTGGCGCACTACCGGAAGGTCTTCCCCCAGGGCAACGCCCGTGCCGTACAGCCGCTCGGTGACCGGCGCGTCGCCGGCGACCGGCACCGGTGGTGGTGACCGGCACCGGTGGTGGTGACGGCGCGGCAGGCCGTGCCCGCCGCGCCGTCCGTGGTCAGGAACGCACGGGGTGCGCGGCGTCGGCCCGCTCGTGCCCGGAGAGCGCAAGACGGGGCCAGTCCTGGATGTCACGCCGCAACTGCCGGTCGTGCGTGGCGACGACGACAGCCGCGTCCGTGGTGTGCAGGGCCTCGGTGAGGTCGTCGACGAGGGCGATGGACAGGTGGTTGGTCGGCTCGTCCAGCAGGAGGACGTGCGGCCGGGTGGCCAGCGCCAGGGCGAGGTCGAGACGCCGCTGCTGTCCGGTCGACAGCTCGGCCACCGGCTTCTCGGCCTCACGGGAGGTCAGCAGACGCAGCGCGCCGAGCCCCACGACCTCGCCCTCCGGGAGGACCCCGGTGGTCACCAGTTGCGCGAGGTGCGCCTCGTACAGGTCGCGGGCCCGTCGCCGGGTCGCGCGCGGCGACTCCTGCCCCAGGAGACGCAGCCGTACCGTGCGGGCCCGGTGCACCCGGCCCGTGGTCGGGGCGACCTGCCCGGCCAGGACCGACAGGAGCGTGGACTTGCCCGCCCCGTTGGCCCCGGTGACGGCCAGCCGGTCGCCGGACGCCACCTCCAGGGTCGTCGACCGGCGCAGTCTGCCGTCGACGCTCACCTCGTGGGCGCGCAGCAGCAGGACACCGGTACGGGCGGGCAGTTCGGGCATGTGGAAACGCCTCGGCGGTACCGGCGCGGTGACCTGGTGGCGTTCCAGGTCCTCCTGGCGCCGGTGTACCGAGCGGGTCAGCGCGCCGGCCCGGGTGGCGCGTTGGTGCTTGCCGGTGCCCTTGTCCGGGCGCCAACCGGTGACCAGCCGGTTCTGCGCCTCCGACAACGCCTGCCCGAGGCGCACCCGTTCGGCCTGCTGCTGCTCGTACTCCGCCTCCCACCGGGCGAGTTCGGCCTCGCGGCCCTCCCGATAGCCGGCGTATCCGCCGCCGTGGACCCGTGGACGGCCGTCCCGCGTGGGGTCGAGGTCCAGGATCGTGGTGGCCACGTCGGACAGCAGGGCCCGGTCGTGGCTGACCACGACCACACCCCCGGTGTGGGCGCGCAACCTGGCGGTCAGGTACTCCAGCCCCGCCAGATCGAGGTGGTTGGTCGGCTCGTCCAACAGCAGGAAGTCGTACTCGGCACCCAGCAGACACGCCAGCCGGATCCGGTGGCGCTGCCCCACGGAGAGCGTGGCGAGCGGGCGGGTACGGTCGTCGACCGCGCCGAGCCCGGCGAGGGCGACGTCGACCCGGCGGTCGGCGTCCCAGGCGTCCAGCGCCTGCGCCGCCTCCAGCGCTTCGGTGTACGTGTCCTCGGCGCCGGGCCGCCCCTCGGCCAGCGCCGCCGTGGTCGCGTCCAGTCGCCGCAGCGCGGCACGGGCGTCGGCGAGGTGCTCGTCGACGACATCGCCGACCGTACGCCCGTCCTCGGCCGGCATCTCCTGCTCGGCGAGCGCGAGGGTGCCGGCCCGGTGGACCTCCCCCTCGTCGGGGACCAGGGCACCGGCCAGCACGTGCAACAGGGTCGACTTGCCGCGCCCGTTCTCGCCGACCACGCCCCAGCGCGC
This genomic stretch from Streptomyces deccanensis harbors:
- a CDS encoding alpha/beta fold hydrolase produces the protein MSETFVLVTGACHGGWAWRPVANELRAAGHQVHTPTLAGLGENDDPTDVTLTDCVNSLVEYVEQAGLEDVTLVGHSWGGFVLVGAAPRLASRLRRLVFWSAFVPNDGESLIDACPPHYGEMFRAVAAASGNNGVTFPFEVFQQAFMQDADDETQRIVHSLLVPQPLGTFTEKPDTSAFQALDIPTAYVLSAEDLSLPGEWHWAERFPQRLKNPLMIETPGSHEALFTRPVELADAFVRACAI
- a CDS encoding AAA family ATPase encodes the protein MPVVHVMTGLPASGKTTAARGLQAESGGRMRRVNLDDLRQMLDIPLPEGAERRSYAHEQTVLAIQDAAVRAAVDGGFDVVVDNTHMTPHIPKRLKAAVAGLATFVVHDFTDVPVEECLRRDAARERPVGEEIIRILADKHAKSRRGGWRLTAEWLNDEPAVEPYTADPALPSAVMCDIDGTLALRGDRGAYDFTRCEEDLLNVSVRGALRSFRSADGDVIVLLSGRGEEHRSRTEAWLRAHDVPYDELWMRAAGDQRRDDVVKAELFDRHVRHRFAVRVSLDDRDRVVAVWRRMGLPTWQVNYGAF
- a CDS encoding T4 RnlA family RNA ligase, which codes for MSQAHLTLHELLPPEELAAALEAGHVARKSHPTLPLSIYTYTRTCQYERVWNRVTTRCRGLVADDATGEIVALPLPKFFNVGEHESGQPYAPSLPDEPFEVYDKVDGSLAVVFHYAGRWRVASKGSFVSVQATWAQRLLDAKDTSGLVPGVTYLAEILYPENRIVVDYGDRRDVVLLAAFAKDGTEVALAEAAAGWRGIGSVVTVRPAVPLAELLAMTEGNRLPGGHAATGTDAEGFVLRFASGVRAKAKFAEYVRLHKVLTGVTERDIWRGHGIQRFAGLPAKQVAQALNCSAEDVVASGGRPLDALLEQVPDEFDAWVRGVVAGIDKQVEDRERAIDEAFRSLAHLADDRGAFARAVRELPDAAVRPAMFQRLDGRSTVLVTYRSTRPEASDPFKNDEEN
- a CDS encoding serine hydrolase domain-containing protein yields the protein MRASENSESVGGALEGGGRRIGDPWQGVDREELARAVREQAGRAVAGVDDMASYLAAQVADVSHREVVGPLLDGGGASGVVVRRGEVIASWGDPTRTEMAYSATKSVLSLVAGVSFDDGLLRLDEPVADSVALPQFAGSHGRAITWRHLLDQTSQWEGELWGKPTRVDAQSTREGTESAGGPPGEGWAYNDVRVNLTALALTVLTGRSLPDLLRARIMTPIGASEGWSWHGYDTSEADIDGVRVPVVSGGAHWGGGLWISALDLARVGHLCLRGGVWGERRVLSRRWIEELWTPCRVKPNYGLSWWLNDDRTVWPSAPATGRCARGNGGNHLLWVDPARDLVISSRWGAEVETLLARVSRAVPPSR
- a CDS encoding 2-phosphosulfolactate phosphatase, yielding MNSRFVGIPELLEVPSVAVVIDVMRAFTVAAWAFAQGAEKIVLAESLDDALALKAGHPDWVALKDGPPAPGFDAVNSPGMLRSMDLGGRTVVQKTTAGTVGALAVKDASLVLCASFVVAEATARVLRARESDNVTFVVTGEDGRADEDLACAQYIARRAAEAGAEAEAEAEAGAGTDAAEFLRRAADSRAATELAEGVRQGVHPDDVALCLELDRFGFAMVAALEGPLMVLRRVNVVPGAHQSG
- a CDS encoding carbonic anhydrase family protein — encoded protein: MTEIAPASSTVSGSEGKHGKHGKHGKQSPVDIRPQDIDLSALPPLRFAHPTVLDLELHFDDPRIHRTGAGPVQGSRPECVRDDEGTVKATPPPGEECALRVGADRYELVDVHWHTPSEHTVGGVAFPMEQHMKYRRVTDPADAAGREEDSGFAVVGVFVHPGQANDFLDRLLTSARRSAAPWEVPGVALDALLPTCTESYRYLGSTTVCPYTPGVRWILLTHPVQASATALAHYRKVFPQGNARAVQPLGDRRVAGDRHRWW
- a CDS encoding ABC-F family ATP-binding cassette domain-containing protein; amino-acid sequence: MTVLTLPARDRAQLTCTGVGVTRGGRPVLHGVEMKVAPGARWGVVGENGRGKSTLLHVLAGALVPDEGEVHRAGTLALAEQEMPAEDGRTVGDVVDEHLADARAALRRLDATTAALAEGRPGAEDTYTEALEAAQALDAWDADRRVDVALAGLGAVDDRTRPLATLSVGQRHRIRLACLLGAEYDFLLLDEPTNHLDLAGLEYLTARLRAHTGGVVVVSHDRALLSDVATTILDLDPTRDGRPRVHGGGYAGYREGREAELARWEAEYEQQQAERVRLGQALSEAQNRLVTGWRPDKGTGKHQRATRAGALTRSVHRRQEDLERHQVTAPVPPRRFHMPELPARTGVLLLRAHEVSVDGRLRRSTTLEVASGDRLAVTGANGAGKSTLLSVLAGQVAPTTGRVHRARTVRLRLLGQESPRATRRRARDLYEAHLAQLVTTGVLPEGEVVGLGALRLLTSREAEKPVAELSTGQQRRLDLALALATRPHVLLLDEPTNHLSIALVDDLTEALHTTDAAVVVATHDRQLRRDIQDWPRLALSGHERADAAHPVRS